A genomic window from Thiomonas arsenitoxydans includes:
- a CDS encoding glycosyltransferase has product MSAVFQPIGPVREAVIVLGMHRSGTSLLGSLVQSLGVDMGEDMYPADEHNPAGYFEDRACVDIQDRILAALGQQPWHGAKGMAPFAPLWWRRPEMAALLAELEQWLDRRIQTATAIWGVKDPRTTRFLPLWNELLTKRGIQPRYVLAVRDPAEVVASIRARDGAQTEHVYRTWLRFNMEALMYAAGDLAGVFSYSRWFEDGQRQLLQLAQALGMQTHAQQRADILQSRLREDLHRQTASGASAPEWAQIFYDRLQALSEGFATQDIAQLATEAEYADALLQRGEAPAWTGAVHAVVTSAQEIAAGLGLAEDLRNAGHRVVLACEDGADAIDLPPGIGLVRRETAGPDLGGWFHTRRAYQVWLWLRPRAFAQVHVEGGMGLAAHVLDARRQGWTDFHGEVHVHYFASPPWLEPDGLLHLRDVLDAEALCLERRIARDPGRVLHASPALSASLNAVSGGQCASSGRSVVHAGEKHPLVSVCITHFNRPELLSDCLASVRAQTYRAFEVVLVDDGSTQPAARAYLDSLRAEFDAKDWVLIRQDNSYLGAARNAAAHAASGEYLFILDDDNLLMPEGIARAVQVAEHTQADVVTAVMALFSGPARFDPRWPDRLWPHSGNCPLLGALENNLGDANALLRRSSLLALGGYSEDRGIGAEDWELYAKAILKGMRLEHSVMPFSWYRVDANSMSRAGHWWRDYRRALRSYEAVLPEGLVELPALTGELKRKVGELEPFRAEALNTRLVLTQTQQALTQTQQVLTQTQQALVQTQQELTQTQQERYALYTSTSWKLTAPMRFLSRRWTDLRHGVLARARRGVRGEIRRHGLTGVMLRMPYYLRRRGFLISLLKRQNGSNVLHWSFKSAPSQSRPQRLHPDLTGKVNPIAATVSVVIPTLNPGPEFPMLLRKLKGQQGVGQVEIVIVDSGSTDGSVDVAKQWGCTVVEIAPEEFTHSGSRNLGAEKAAGDYLLFMVQDAYPIGAYWMYGMLRYLLDHAEQGLMAVSCAETPRSDSDMMYDSMIDTHYRFLGCRDQDRLGRLQGLDHMALRAQGQLSDVACLIRRDDFARYRYRGDYAEDLDLGMRIIRDGKAVAMLSSVKVIHSHNRPAFYYLKRSFVDVVFLVAMFDDFPRPVVRSVPGLIEGIDRVARHLSAWLQAQSEHSESSATLGEKLQSWLRAWRVELLKAPTEAQQVWLQDGRLEEAIAALRHRAGQASASRAEDVSDDVQQFVDMFLGRVEHFGQYAASVYSVLDARLAAELRAAVIKIFAASAGSALGFAYVQFKSGTRDEAELVQWIFDELKAGV; this is encoded by the coding sequence ATGAGTGCTGTGTTTCAGCCGATCGGGCCCGTGCGCGAGGCGGTGATCGTGCTGGGGATGCACCGCAGCGGCACGAGCTTGCTGGGCAGTTTGGTGCAGTCTCTGGGTGTGGACATGGGGGAGGATATGTATCCTGCCGATGAACACAATCCCGCTGGCTATTTTGAAGACCGAGCCTGTGTGGACATCCAAGACCGCATACTGGCGGCTCTGGGCCAGCAGCCCTGGCACGGCGCGAAGGGCATGGCGCCTTTTGCGCCGCTGTGGTGGCGGCGCCCGGAGATGGCGGCTCTGCTGGCCGAACTGGAGCAGTGGCTTGATCGCCGGATTCAGACTGCCACGGCGATCTGGGGGGTGAAAGACCCGCGAACGACCCGGTTTCTGCCGCTGTGGAATGAATTGCTCACGAAACGGGGAATCCAGCCCCGTTATGTGCTGGCGGTGCGTGATCCAGCCGAGGTGGTGGCCTCGATTCGCGCCCGCGACGGGGCGCAGACAGAGCACGTCTATCGCACCTGGCTGCGATTCAATATGGAAGCGCTGATGTACGCCGCGGGTGATCTGGCGGGCGTGTTCAGTTATTCGCGGTGGTTTGAAGACGGCCAGCGCCAATTGCTTCAGCTAGCGCAGGCGCTCGGTATGCAGACGCACGCACAGCAGCGTGCAGACATTCTCCAAAGTCGTTTACGCGAGGATTTGCACCGGCAAACGGCTTCGGGCGCGTCAGCGCCGGAATGGGCTCAGATTTTTTATGATCGTTTGCAGGCGCTGAGCGAGGGTTTTGCTACGCAGGATATCGCGCAGCTTGCGACGGAGGCGGAATACGCGGACGCGCTGCTTCAGCGAGGCGAGGCGCCTGCCTGGACGGGCGCGGTGCATGCGGTGGTCACTAGCGCGCAGGAGATCGCCGCAGGCCTGGGATTGGCAGAAGACCTGCGGAACGCTGGCCACCGCGTGGTGCTGGCCTGTGAGGATGGCGCCGATGCGATCGACCTTCCACCGGGAATCGGTCTGGTTCGGCGCGAGACCGCAGGGCCTGATCTGGGGGGATGGTTTCATACCCGGCGCGCTTATCAGGTGTGGCTATGGCTTCGCCCGCGGGCATTTGCGCAGGTGCATGTCGAGGGCGGGATGGGGCTGGCCGCGCATGTGCTCGATGCGCGGCGTCAAGGTTGGACCGATTTTCACGGCGAAGTGCATGTGCATTATTTTGCGTCGCCGCCCTGGCTAGAGCCGGATGGGTTGTTGCATTTGCGGGATGTTTTGGACGCCGAGGCCTTGTGTCTGGAGCGCCGCATCGCCCGCGACCCCGGGCGCGTCTTGCATGCGTCCCCGGCGCTGTCCGCTTCACTGAATGCCGTATCGGGCGGGCAATGCGCCTCCTCTGGCCGGTCTGTGGTTCATGCGGGCGAAAAGCACCCCTTGGTGAGTGTTTGCATTACGCATTTCAACCGGCCGGAATTGCTGAGCGATTGTCTGGCCAGTGTGCGTGCGCAGACCTATCGGGCTTTTGAAGTGGTTTTGGTAGATGATGGCAGTACGCAACCTGCCGCTCGTGCCTATCTAGATTCGCTACGGGCCGAATTCGACGCCAAAGACTGGGTCTTGATCCGGCAGGACAACAGCTATCTTGGCGCCGCGCGCAACGCGGCGGCGCATGCCGCGTCCGGTGAGTATCTGTTTATCCTGGATGACGACAACCTGCTCATGCCCGAAGGCATCGCTCGCGCGGTGCAGGTGGCGGAGCACACCCAGGCTGATGTGGTGACAGCAGTGATGGCGTTATTTTCCGGCCCGGCGCGATTCGATCCGCGTTGGCCCGACCGTTTATGGCCCCACTCGGGAAATTGCCCGTTGCTGGGTGCGCTTGAAAACAATTTGGGTGATGCCAATGCGCTGTTGCGGCGGTCCAGCCTGCTAGCTTTAGGAGGTTATTCCGAAGATCGCGGCATTGGCGCGGAGGATTGGGAACTCTACGCCAAAGCGATTTTGAAGGGAATGCGGCTGGAGCACAGTGTGATGCCGTTTTCTTGGTACCGGGTCGATGCGAACAGCATGTCGCGCGCAGGCCACTGGTGGCGGGACTATCGCCGGGCGCTTCGGTCTTATGAGGCTGTTTTGCCTGAAGGGCTAGTTGAATTGCCCGCTTTGACGGGTGAGCTAAAACGCAAGGTCGGCGAACTCGAACCTTTCAGAGCGGAGGCCCTAAACACCCGACTCGTTTTGACGCAGACGCAACAGGCATTGACGCAGACGCAGCAGGTATTGACGCAGACGCAACAGGCATTGGTTCAGACACAGCAGGAATTGACGCAGACGCAGCAGGAACGCTATGCGCTCTACACCTCAACTTCCTGGAAGCTGACAGCGCCAATGCGTTTTTTGAGCCGTCGCTGGACGGATTTGCGTCATGGTGTGCTGGCTCGCGCGCGACGCGGGGTGCGCGGGGAAATCAGGCGGCATGGACTGACGGGGGTCATGCTTCGCATGCCGTATTACTTGCGGAGACGGGGTTTCCTCATTTCATTGCTGAAGCGCCAGAATGGCAGCAATGTGCTGCACTGGTCGTTTAAATCCGCTCCGAGCCAATCGCGCCCTCAACGCCTACACCCGGATTTGACAGGCAAGGTCAATCCCATAGCGGCAACCGTCTCTGTGGTGATTCCCACGCTCAATCCAGGCCCTGAGTTCCCCATGCTGTTGCGCAAGCTCAAAGGCCAGCAGGGAGTAGGCCAAGTGGAAATCGTCATCGTCGATTCGGGTTCGACCGATGGCTCAGTGGATGTGGCCAAACAATGGGGTTGTACGGTGGTGGAGATCGCCCCCGAAGAGTTCACGCACAGCGGGTCGCGCAATCTCGGCGCTGAAAAGGCAGCGGGCGATTACCTCTTGTTCATGGTGCAGGATGCCTATCCGATCGGCGCATATTGGATGTACGGCATGCTGCGTTACCTGCTCGACCATGCCGAGCAGGGGCTGATGGCGGTGTCGTGCGCTGAAACGCCGCGCAGCGACAGCGACATGATGTACGACAGCATGATCGACACCCACTATCGCTTTCTGGGCTGTCGCGACCAGGATCGCCTGGGGCGGCTGCAGGGGTTGGATCATATGGCGCTGCGTGCCCAGGGCCAGCTCAGCGATGTGGCTTGCCTGATCCGCCGCGACGACTTCGCCCGCTATCGCTACCGCGGGGACTATGCCGAAGATCTCGACTTGGGCATGCGCATCATCCGCGATGGCAAGGCGGTGGCGATGCTGTCATCGGTCAAGGTGATTCACTCGCATAACCGCCCCGCTTTTTATTACCTGAAGCGGTCTTTCGTCGATGTGGTGTTTCTGGTGGCGATGTTTGACGATTTTCCTCGGCCTGTGGTGCGCTCGGTGCCAGGTTTGATCGAGGGGATCGACCGGGTTGCACGGCATTTGTCGGCCTGGTTGCAGGCGCAGTCCGAACATTCTGAGAGCAGTGCAACACTGGGTGAGAAGCTGCAGTCGTGGTTGCGGGCCTGGAGAGTGGAGTTGTTGAAGGCGCCGACCGAGGCGCAGCAGGTCTGGCTGCAGGACGGACGGCTGGAGGAGGCGATTGCGGCATTGCGGCATCGTGCAGGCCAGGCGTCGGCATCCAGGGCAGAGGATGTTTCGGACGATGTGCAGCAGTTTGTCGATATGTTTCTGGGGCGGGTGGAGCATTTCGGGCAATACGCTGCCTCGGTTTACAGCGTGCTCGATGCGCGGCTTGCGGCGGAGTTGCGGGCCGCGGTGATCAAAATTTTTGCCGCATCGGCAGGGTCGGCGCTGGGCTTTGCCTATGTGCAGTTCAAGTCGGGTACGCGGGATGAGGCCGAATTGGTGCAATGGATCTTCGATGAACTGAAAGCGGGCGTCTGA
- a CDS encoding glycosyltransferase, producing the protein MRILLIVHQFFPEFSGGTERVTLQLARVLQHAGHAVHVLSCRSAPALAQWPEDADVRQAWHYVHEGVPVTVIARHRLPASAEFGFDVDPALAAELAVWLRRERFHVAHVLHTMRMATAVMAVQQISLPYVVTLTDFFLACHQINLVNVQGAPCLGPQEGQRCARDCQVGVWTGQALAQRYQQAQAMLAGAALRCVPSHFVQARVEDAFPGLDFRVVPHGLELLALLPTVRRRTDDLEPWPLVLAFAGTLIVQKGLHVLIEALALIPDADIELRVMGGRYGDSAYHQRIDRLIAADRRVKMVGQMDQQALFAALSQCDLLCLPSLVPETFSLTFHEAAALGLPALVANHGAPAEVVREANSGLCVTPDSAHDWAQALQQVLDYRELLAQWKSRLPMPARIEEEGFFYESLYRTVALLE; encoded by the coding sequence ATGCGGATTTTGCTGATCGTTCATCAATTTTTCCCGGAGTTTTCGGGCGGAACGGAGCGCGTGACGCTGCAGTTGGCGCGGGTGTTGCAGCATGCCGGTCATGCCGTGCATGTGCTGAGCTGCCGCAGCGCGCCGGCCTTGGCGCAATGGCCCGAGGACGCCGATGTGCGGCAGGCTTGGCATTATGTCCATGAGGGGGTGCCGGTCACGGTTATAGCCCGCCACCGCTTGCCTGCCAGCGCCGAGTTTGGCTTCGATGTCGATCCGGCCCTGGCGGCAGAACTGGCGGTGTGGCTGCGCCGGGAGCGTTTTCATGTGGCGCATGTGTTGCACACCATGCGGATGGCGACTGCAGTCATGGCGGTGCAGCAGATCAGCCTGCCCTATGTGGTGACGCTGACCGATTTTTTTCTGGCCTGCCATCAGATCAATCTCGTCAATGTGCAAGGAGCGCCCTGCCTTGGGCCGCAGGAGGGGCAACGGTGTGCCAGGGATTGCCAGGTCGGAGTCTGGACGGGGCAGGCGCTGGCGCAGCGCTACCAACAGGCGCAAGCGATGCTTGCAGGTGCGGCGCTGCGTTGTGTGCCGTCGCATTTTGTGCAGGCGCGTGTTGAAGATGCTTTTCCGGGGCTTGATTTCCGTGTCGTTCCGCACGGGTTGGAGTTGTTGGCGTTGTTGCCAACCGTTCGGCGTCGGACGGACGATCTCGAGCCGTGGCCTCTGGTGCTTGCTTTTGCCGGGACGCTTATCGTCCAAAAGGGGCTGCACGTCTTGATCGAGGCGTTGGCACTTATCCCTGACGCAGACATCGAGTTGCGTGTTATGGGCGGACGGTACGGGGATTCGGCGTACCACCAGCGTATCGATCGCCTGATCGCGGCGGATCGGCGTGTGAAGATGGTGGGGCAAATGGACCAGCAGGCGCTTTTTGCCGCGCTGTCGCAATGCGATTTGCTTTGTCTGCCGTCCTTGGTGCCTGAAACGTTCTCGCTGACTTTTCATGAAGCAGCGGCGTTGGGCCTGCCGGCACTGGTTGCCAATCATGGAGCGCCTGCCGAGGTGGTTCGTGAGGCGAATTCGGGATTGTGCGTGACGCCGGACTCCGCCCACGATTGGGCACAGGCGCTGCAGCAGGTGCTTGACTATCGCGAATTGCTGGCGCAGTGGAAGAGCCGTCTGCCGATGCCTGCACGTATCGAGGAGGAGGGGTTCTTTTACGAAAGTCTGTATCGCACCGTGGCCCTTCTGGAATGA
- a CDS encoding glycosyltransferase family 2 protein: protein MEEPSADACTYRGGGVLLRKSVSHRGPSGMNQASAAEVTVVIVTWNAAEVIGRCLEALQQQTLQPRSIMVVDNASTDETAAIVARFAHVRWVALPQNTGFARANNLAVSQCQTPWVALLNPDAFARPDWLASLMSEAARQPHIAALGSLQLQNESSDLLDGEGDALHWSGLIWRRGHGCPARGLAQRRSPEAVFSVCAAAALYQRAAFEKVGGFDEDFFCYGEDVDLGFRLRLAGYEAVQVPAAQVVHLGSVLTGGRRSSFSVFYGQRNLLWIYVKNMPGWMFWLLLPLHAAMHLAQISRFCAAGHCRTVVKAKIQALGALPKMWEKRRAIQASRVAGPAQIWKLVDKRLIPRRCRD from the coding sequence GTGGAAGAGCCGTCTGCCGATGCCTGCACGTATCGAGGAGGAGGGGTTCTTTTACGAAAGTCTGTATCGCACCGTGGCCCTTCTGGAATGAATCAGGCGAGCGCGGCGGAGGTCACCGTGGTGATCGTGACATGGAATGCGGCCGAGGTCATTGGGCGCTGTCTAGAAGCCTTGCAGCAACAAACGCTGCAGCCCCGCAGCATCATGGTGGTCGACAACGCCAGCACAGACGAAACAGCCGCCATCGTTGCCCGCTTTGCGCATGTGCGTTGGGTTGCCCTGCCGCAGAACACGGGTTTTGCGCGCGCAAACAATCTGGCCGTGTCGCAATGCCAAACCCCTTGGGTTGCACTGCTGAACCCCGACGCTTTTGCCCGCCCCGATTGGCTCGCCAGCCTGATGAGCGAGGCTGCAAGACAACCGCATATCGCCGCGCTGGGTTCGCTGCAACTGCAGAATGAAAGCTCCGATCTGCTCGATGGCGAAGGCGATGCCCTGCACTGGAGTGGCCTGATCTGGCGCCGCGGTCATGGATGTCCGGCGCGAGGTTTAGCGCAAAGGCGTTCTCCTGAAGCGGTGTTTTCGGTCTGTGCCGCTGCGGCCCTTTACCAACGGGCCGCTTTCGAAAAGGTAGGCGGTTTCGACGAGGATTTTTTCTGCTACGGCGAGGATGTCGATTTGGGGTTTCGCTTGCGCCTTGCGGGCTATGAGGCGGTTCAGGTGCCTGCAGCGCAGGTGGTGCATCTCGGTTCCGTGCTGACGGGGGGCAGACGCAGCAGTTTTTCCGTGTTTTACGGACAGCGAAACCTGCTCTGGATTTATGTGAAAAACATGCCGGGCTGGATGTTCTGGCTCTTGCTGCCGTTACATGCCGCGATGCACCTTGCGCAAATTTCACGGTTCTGTGCGGCCGGACATTGCCGAACCGTGGTGAAGGCCAAAATTCAGGCGCTTGGCGCGTTGCCGAAGATGTGGGAAAAGCGCCGTGCGATCCAGGCCAGCCGTGTCGCCGGCCCCGCGCAAATCTGGAAGCTTGTTGACAAGCGTTTGATTCCTCGGCGTTGTCGCGATTGA
- a CDS encoding glycosyltransferase family 2 protein — protein sequence MVQGLLWDLATVDSRGFSSVERVVVTHNLAPSRWSCPDTLASRCRSIENAHQKGFGANHNAAFSQCATIWFAVLNPDIRVSSDVFSRLIAQASADDAVLAPALLDPDTGEAAPNRGLLTPWEVLRRRLPGWKPAGAPAWLPGAFLLIRAEAFRQIGGFDERYFLYAEDFDLCARLRLAGWKLRYVPEVQVSHAAQRASHVRWRYLRWHLQSLWRLWSSRAFWRYRALLRDEARRARA from the coding sequence ATGGTTCAGGGGTTGCTCTGGGACCTCGCCACAGTTGACAGTCGCGGTTTTAGCAGCGTAGAACGCGTGGTGGTGACGCACAACCTTGCCCCGTCACGCTGGTCTTGTCCTGACACGCTCGCGAGTCGTTGCCGCTCGATTGAAAACGCGCATCAAAAAGGTTTTGGGGCAAACCACAACGCAGCCTTTTCGCAATGTGCCACGATATGGTTCGCGGTGCTCAATCCGGACATTCGTGTGTCGAGTGATGTGTTTTCGCGGCTGATCGCGCAGGCGTCTGCTGACGATGCGGTGCTTGCTCCAGCGTTGCTCGATCCGGACACAGGAGAGGCAGCCCCCAACCGCGGTTTGCTCACACCTTGGGAGGTTTTGCGACGTCGGCTTCCTGGGTGGAAGCCTGCGGGAGCGCCTGCGTGGCTGCCCGGCGCCTTCCTGCTGATTCGCGCTGAGGCATTTCGCCAGATTGGCGGATTCGACGAGCGCTATTTCTTGTATGCAGAGGACTTCGATCTCTGCGCCCGCTTGCGGCTCGCTGGATGGAAGCTGCGTTACGTCCCGGAGGTGCAGGTGAGCCACGCAGCGCAACGCGCCAGCCATGTGCGCTGGCGCTATTTGCGCTGGCATCTCCAGAGCCTGTGGCGGCTTTGGAGCAGCCGCGCTTTTTGGCGTTATCGTGCCTTGCTGCGGGACGAGGCGCGCAGAGCGCGCGCCTGA
- a CDS encoding DEAD/DEAH box helicase: protein MSFQDLGLIEPLVRAVAEQGYTVPTPIQLQAIPVVLAGHDLLAAAQTGTGKTAGFTLPMLQRLSGGEPARNAKGKIIPRALILTPTRELAAQVHENLAAYGRHLKLHSMAMYGGVGMQPQINALARGMDIVVATPGRLLDHQSQRNIDLSAVQMLVLDEADRMLDMGFVHDMRRIVALLPKQRQNLLFSATFSEEIKRLAGDFLVNPQQVAVARQNATADLVEQIVFPVDRERKRDMLVHLIRERNWPQTLVFTRTKHGANRLAEQLDKDGIVATGFHGNKTQSARLRALADFKSGKLQVLVATDIAARGIDIDQLPVVVNYELPNIPEDYVHRIGRTGRAGSNGQAISLVCVDELGFLRDIEKLVRNPITQEVIPGFEPDPNAKAQPIVMGRTVLHGGERRGGKGGGGAGGGQGQRRSGASAGNRGASRNGPGQGQGRAQTPASAKPQGQRASGRSAKPSASTASKVPPEQRADAWQGTPWVELDLPPHMRNGQGRGRRPAGAGGGAGRPASANGNSFGGGQRRPGGGQRGR, encoded by the coding sequence ATGTCTTTTCAAGATCTGGGCTTGATCGAGCCCCTCGTGCGTGCTGTTGCCGAACAAGGCTACACCGTACCCACTCCCATTCAACTCCAGGCCATTCCGGTTGTGCTCGCAGGGCATGATCTGCTGGCCGCGGCGCAGACCGGCACCGGCAAAACGGCCGGCTTCACCCTGCCCATGCTGCAGCGCCTGAGCGGCGGCGAACCCGCTCGCAACGCCAAGGGCAAGATCATTCCCCGCGCCCTGATCCTCACTCCCACCCGCGAGCTGGCTGCGCAAGTGCATGAAAACCTTGCCGCCTACGGCCGCCACCTCAAGCTGCACAGCATGGCGATGTATGGCGGCGTAGGCATGCAGCCGCAGATCAACGCCCTGGCGCGCGGCATGGACATCGTCGTGGCCACGCCCGGCCGTCTGCTCGACCACCAAAGCCAGCGCAATATCGACCTGTCCGCGGTGCAAATGCTGGTGCTCGACGAAGCCGACCGCATGCTCGACATGGGCTTCGTCCACGATATGCGCCGCATCGTCGCCCTGCTGCCCAAGCAGCGCCAGAACCTGCTGTTCTCCGCCACCTTCTCTGAAGAGATCAAGCGGCTGGCCGGTGACTTTTTGGTCAACCCGCAACAGGTTGCCGTCGCACGCCAGAACGCCACGGCCGATCTGGTCGAACAGATCGTGTTCCCCGTCGACCGCGAACGCAAACGCGACATGCTGGTCCACCTCATCCGCGAACGCAACTGGCCGCAGACCCTGGTGTTCACCCGCACCAAGCACGGCGCCAACCGTCTGGCCGAACAGCTCGACAAGGACGGCATTGTCGCCACCGGTTTTCACGGCAACAAAACCCAGTCCGCCCGCCTGCGCGCCCTGGCCGACTTCAAGAGCGGCAAGCTGCAGGTGCTCGTCGCTACCGATATCGCCGCGCGCGGCATCGACATCGACCAGCTTCCGGTCGTGGTGAATTACGAACTACCCAACATCCCCGAAGACTATGTGCACCGCATCGGCCGCACCGGCCGCGCGGGCAGCAACGGGCAAGCCATTTCGCTGGTCTGCGTGGACGAACTTGGCTTCCTGCGCGACATCGAAAAGCTAGTGCGCAACCCCATCACGCAAGAGGTCATTCCGGGCTTCGAGCCCGACCCCAACGCCAAGGCGCAGCCCATAGTGATGGGCCGCACCGTGCTGCATGGCGGCGAGCGCCGCGGCGGCAAGGGTGGAGGCGGCGCGGGTGGTGGCCAAGGTCAACGCCGCAGTGGTGCAAGCGCAGGCAATCGCGGCGCAAGCCGCAACGGCCCCGGTCAGGGCCAAGGGCGCGCCCAGACACCCGCCAGCGCTAAACCGCAAGGCCAGCGCGCATCCGGGCGCAGCGCAAAGCCCTCAGCCAGCACCGCGAGCAAGGTTCCGCCTGAGCAACGCGCCGATGCCTGGCAAGGCACCCCCTGGGTCGAACTCGACCTGCCGCCGCACATGCGCAACGGCCAGGGCCGAGGACGCCGGCCCGCTGGAGCCGGAGGCGGCGCTGGGCGTCCAGCCTCGGCGAATGGCAACAGTTTCGGCGGCGGACAACGCCGACCGGGCGGAGGTCAGCGAGGGCGTTGA
- a CDS encoding type II toxin-antitoxin system VapC family toxin: MKLHVVDSSAWLEYFADGPAADQFAPIIEQPAALIVPVITLYEVFKRIAAQRDENDGIACLAVMQQGRTVAIDAALALLAAQLSLRHKLPMADSLIYATARQSQADLHTMDADFQGLPGVHVVPKTLL, from the coding sequence GTGAAACTTCACGTGGTCGATTCCTCGGCTTGGCTGGAGTACTTCGCAGACGGCCCGGCGGCCGATCAGTTTGCCCCGATCATCGAGCAGCCAGCGGCGCTGATCGTGCCGGTCATCACACTGTATGAAGTGTTCAAGCGCATCGCCGCTCAACGTGACGAGAACGACGGCATCGCCTGTCTTGCCGTGATGCAGCAGGGTCGCACGGTCGCCATCGACGCTGCGCTCGCACTGTTGGCCGCTCAGCTCAGCCTGCGCCACAAGCTGCCCATGGCCGATAGTCTGATCTACGCCACGGCCCGCCAATCTCAGGCCGATCTCCACACCATGGACGCAGACTTCCAGGGCCTGCCCGGCGTGCATGTCGTGCCCAAAACCTTGCTCTGA
- a CDS encoding AbrB/MazE/SpoVT family DNA-binding domain-containing protein gives MDTVTLSPKFQVVIPKRVREQLGLRPGQKLDVVPFGSRIELVPRQSARALRGLLRGIDTTVPRETDRL, from the coding sequence ATGGACACCGTCACCCTCTCCCCGAAGTTTCAGGTCGTGATTCCCAAACGCGTGCGCGAGCAGCTCGGCCTGCGCCCGGGACAAAAGCTCGACGTCGTGCCCTTCGGGTCGCGCATCGAGCTTGTTCCGCGGCAGAGCGCTCGCGCGCTGCGCGGTCTTCTGCGCGGTATCGACACGACCGTTCCCCGCGAGACTGACCGCTTGTGA